One genomic segment of Chitinophaga sancti includes these proteins:
- a CDS encoding RHS repeat-associated core domain-containing protein, protein MYGKISGITKGDGSSLEYRYDAGGNRVYKGYTHGGVTDKTWYVRDAAGNVLAVYENVGGGGDKYWKEQHLYGSSRLGLWEPGLVVGGEVDSTWNKVGVRRYELVNHLGNVLATVSDKAVLEGDHYVAEVMSAGDYYPFGMGMGDRKWSLGGYRYGFNGKENDNEVKGEGNEQDYGMRIYDPRIAKFLSVDPLTKYYPELTPYQFASNKPIQGVDLDGGEIRIATSWLADKAKAAGHPMLGGFINSFGSLDINSLMYDRWKIVLTGDIEGAKKEAYALSVVGIVENASQLVGSAYDGNKEAQGQLLGIVAQIALSKRIASMKGKTVAPVKAVAEAVVEAEEANVPSRPSWQQSEADIVTPDYEQQVSFKNGKRVPNLSRGSVRPEGIKPGSSIEVKNYNLTTEKGIKSMIRNVVGQVRQRNVNLPKGTIQNVVLDVRGQDLSIKLMQNVRNRLSTQAGNNVNVIFKTE, encoded by the coding sequence GTGTATGGTAAGATAAGTGGGATTACGAAGGGAGATGGGAGTTCTTTGGAATATAGGTATGATGCGGGAGGGAATAGGGTGTATAAGGGTTATACGCATGGTGGCGTGACGGATAAGACATGGTATGTGCGTGATGCGGCGGGGAATGTGTTGGCGGTGTATGAGAATGTTGGAGGCGGGGGAGATAAGTATTGGAAAGAGCAGCATTTGTATGGGAGTAGCAGATTGGGATTGTGGGAGCCGGGGTTGGTAGTCGGTGGCGAGGTGGATTCGACGTGGAATAAGGTGGGGGTAAGGAGGTATGAGTTGGTGAATCATTTGGGGAATGTGTTGGCGACGGTGAGTGATAAGGCTGTGTTGGAGGGGGATCATTATGTTGCGGAGGTGATGAGTGCGGGGGATTATTATCCTTTTGGGATGGGGATGGGGGATAGGAAGTGGAGTTTAGGAGGGTATAGGTATGGGTTTAATGGGAAGGAGAATGATAATGAGGTGAAGGGAGAGGGGAATGAGCAGGATTATGGGATGAGAATTTACGATCCACGAATCGCAAAGTTCCTAAGTGTAGATCCGCTAACGAAATACTATCCTGAGTTAACGCCTTATCAATTCGCGAGTAATAAGCCTATACAAGGAGTCGATTTGGATGGGGGAGAGATAAGAATTGCCACTAGTTGGTTGGCTGACAAAGCAAAAGCTGCAGGCCATCCGATGTTAGGCGGTTTTATAAATTCATTTGGATCATTGGATATCAATTCACTCATGTACGATAGGTGGAAAATTGTGTTGACGGGTGATATTGAAGGTGCCAAAAAAGAAGCTTATGCGCTATCAGTTGTAGGAATTGTAGAAAACGCTAGTCAACTTGTTGGATCTGCCTATGATGGAAATAAGGAAGCGCAAGGTCAACTGTTAGGTATAGTAGCGCAAATCGCTTTAAGTAAGCGTATAGCTAGTATGAAAGGAAAGACAGTGGCACCTGTTAAAGCTGTCGCTGAAGCTGTTGTTGAGGCAGAGGAGGCTAATGTGCCATCTCGGCCATCATGGCAACAATCTGAAGCTGATATCGTTACACCAGACTATGAACAACAGGTGTCATTCAAAAATGGTAAAAGGGTTCCCAATTTATCAAGAGGGTCAGTTCGTCCCGAAGGTATTAAGCCAGGAAGCTCTATAGAGGTGAAAAATTATAACTTAACTACTGAGAAGGGAATTAAGAGTATGATTAGAAATGTGGTAGGACAAGTAAGGCAGAGAAACGTTAATCTACCGAAAGGTACGATACAAAATGTTGTGCTAGATGTGAGAGGGCAAGATTTATCAATAAAATTAATGCAGAATGTAAGAAATAGATTAAGCACGCAAGCAGGTAATAATGTTAATGTAATTTTTAAAACAGAGTAA
- a CDS encoding RHS repeat-associated core domain-containing protein, translating into MGDRKWSLGGYRYGFNGKENDNEVKGEGNEQDYGMRVYDPRLGRFLSIDPLFNSYPYQSVYCFAANSPIFLVDVYGAGPSFADPPTKTTPQIRPDKSYTIRRIRTITEVPEPPESPKQTSFFRAGNLIQIAQFFNGASNVLTYLLKPANADYRGPGSKDGNEVPQHHLQSSASSYEHITNNPNDLTEADKQAARKRLWTSDGTAQDLLFSSFISAQPTKDRANDLLTNMDISDYVRRNVVTIAVADAETLDGKHFRLIGINSSMRKFDAIMKTLIASLKPGEILVPASDPDAHAEGNIYEFAKRWGLTITSIDPSRPFCRNCEELRRRNTTPTATRVTKSKSKIK; encoded by the coding sequence ATGGGGGATAGGAAGTGGAGTTTAGGAGGGTATAGGTATGGGTTTAATGGGAAGGAGAATGATAATGAGGTGAAGGGGGAGGGGAATGAGCAGGATTATGGGATGAGGGTGTATGATCCGAGGTTGGGGAGGTTCTTGAGTATTGATCCATTATTTAACTCATATCCTTATCAATCCGTATACTGTTTTGCAGCTAATTCTCCAATATTTTTAGTAGATGTTTATGGGGCTGGACCTAGTTTTGCAGATCCTCCTACAAAGACCACGCCTCAAATTAGACCAGATAAAAGCTATACAATTAGGAGGATTAGAACGATTACGGAGGTCCCAGAACCGCCTGAATCTCCGAAGCAAACAAGTTTCTTCAGGGCTGGTAACCTCATTCAAATAGCCCAATTCTTCAATGGGGCCTCAAATGTTTTGACTTATTTATTAAAGCCTGCAAATGCTGATTATAGAGGACCAGGTAGTAAGGATGGGAATGAAGTGCCTCAGCATCACCTTCAAAGTTCTGCTAGTTCATATGAACATATAACTAATAATCCGAATGATTTAACAGAGGCAGATAAGCAAGCAGCGAGAAAGAGGTTATGGACAAGCGATGGAACTGCTCAGGATTTATTATTTTCGTCATTTATAAGTGCTCAACCAACGAAAGATAGGGCTAATGATTTGTTAACCAATATGGATATATCTGATTATGTGAGGCGTAATGTAGTTACTATTGCTGTTGCTGATGCAGAGACTTTAGATGGGAAGCACTTTAGATTAATTGGTATTAATTCTAGTATGAGAAAGTTTGATGCTATTATGAAAACATTAATAGCAAGTTTGAAACCAGGGGAGATTTTAGTGCCAGCTAGCGACCCAGATGCACATGCAGAAGGCAATATTTATGAATTTGCAAAAAGATGGGGTTTGACAATAACTTCAATTGATCCAAGTAGACCATTTTGTAGAAATTGTGAAGAGTTAAGAAGACGAAATACTACACCAACAGCAACCAGAGTAACCAAAAGTAAATCTAAAATAAAATAA